The following proteins are co-located in the Cloacibacillus sp. genome:
- a CDS encoding DUF502 domain-containing protein: MEDKNIKSQNTAEGARGFTLRTLGRDLFLGCVAIMPLALFIFCFYYLIGFFEAIGALIFGITKSQKSTALISCFLIVTLISIGRKLRRRETSILSLLEHYVITKIPVLGGWYTALRDILQTFTSGGGNTYLGTAKVPAGPGYIIGFVSRRETLADGSVQVTVFVPTSPNPTTGLVFFFPEDQIEYLDLSPEKAFTKIISLGVKS, translated from the coding sequence TTGGAGGATAAAAATATAAAATCTCAGAACACGGCGGAGGGCGCGCGCGGCTTTACGCTTCGGACGCTCGGGCGCGACCTTTTTCTCGGCTGCGTCGCCATCATGCCGCTTGCGCTCTTTATTTTCTGTTTCTATTATCTCATCGGATTTTTTGAGGCGATAGGCGCGCTCATCTTCGGCATAACAAAATCGCAGAAGTCGACGGCGCTGATAAGCTGTTTTCTCATCGTAACTCTCATCTCCATCGGGCGAAAGCTGCGCCGCAGGGAGACGTCGATACTGAGCCTTCTCGAACACTACGTCATCACAAAGATACCGGTCCTGGGCGGCTGGTATACGGCGCTGCGCGACATTTTGCAGACGTTCACCTCAGGCGGCGGCAACACCTACCTCGGCACGGCGAAGGTGCCGGCGGGGCCGGGATATATCATAGGCTTCGTCTCCAGGCGCGAGACGCTTGCCGACGGCTCCGTGCAGGTGACGGTCTTCGTGCCTACGTCGCCGAACCCGACGACGGGGCTGGTATTTTTCTTCCCGGAGGATCAGATAGAATATCTCGACCTGTCGCCCGAGAAGGCCTTTACAAAGATAATCTCACTTGGCGTGAAATCTTAA
- the nifJ gene encoding pyruvate:ferredoxin (flavodoxin) oxidoreductase produces MTDKRLVTMDGNEAAAYVAYAFTEVAAIYPITPSSPMAEKTDAWAAAGKKNIFGQQVTLIEMQSEAGASAAIHGALETGALGASFTSSQGLMLMIPVLHRLSGQRHPGVLHVASRTVGTHAFSIFGDHSDVMNCRQCGLAMLSTAGVQDIMDLAGVAHLAAIKGRVPFMHFFDGFRTSHEINKVEEISYETLASLLDREALAKFRAEALNPERPMMRSTVQNPDIYFQIREANNGAYDELPAIVEDYMGKISAITGREYHLFNYYGAPDAEEVIVAMGSVSGAAREAVDHMNAQGRKTGFVQVHLFRPFSVKHLMAAIPATVKKIAALDRCKEMGSNGEPLYQDLCTAFAGSGRGVAIVGGRYGLSSKDTDPAQIAAVFDNLAQPHPKNNFTIGITDDVTNLSLPVGEPLSAAAKGDMAFKFWGLGGDGTVGANKNTVEIINSSTEKYGQAYFEYDAKKSFGVTISHLRFSDSPIGSSYLVKRADFIAAHNPTYIQNYDIVSELKEGGTLLLNCPWEPEELEANIPADIRRKLARKHARFYIINATKISEKHGLGSHVNIPLQSAFFHLVDLIPIDEAKKYMAEAVRKTFFAKGDEVVARNIAAIDDGGAMLVRVEIPESWSEAQEAAKPRPKGEPAIIEKLLEPINRQQGDSLPVSAFKGYEDGTVELGLTAYEKRAIATQVPEWDPTRCIQCNRCACVCPHAVIRPYLLTEDEKAASPEGFLTMPATGAKGLYFTMQISRDDCTGCGSCVAACPAKETALALVPIEKSKSLPDEWAYGLSLSDKEGSFDPWTIKGSQFRQPLLEFSAACAGCGETPYAKLMTQLFGDRVYWANATGCSQAWGAAMPGIPYTKNKAGKGPAWSNSLFENNAEFSLGMFLSVQQQRSAQRLRAEALLEAGAPEAAADAVRAWLAAYDDFAASAKTGDALVAALESATLAGAAAEKAAELLANKEHLSKKTFWMYGGDGWAYDIGFGGLDHVLAMGENVNVLIVDTEVYSNTGGQSSKSTPKGAVAQFCISGKKVGKKDLGAMLMTYGNIYVAQVAMGADQNQLIKAMREAEEFDGPSVIIAYAPCMAHGIRGGMGRTQDEMKRAVASGYWNLYRFDPRKEKPLSLDSKAPTMPYGDFLEGEVRYSALKRTFPDNAEKFFKEAAEEAAARYEKYRRMEENQ; encoded by the coding sequence ATGACAGACAAACGTCTTGTTACAATGGACGGCAACGAAGCGGCCGCGTATGTGGCTTACGCCTTTACGGAGGTCGCCGCCATATATCCCATCACGCCATCCTCCCCGATGGCGGAAAAGACCGACGCGTGGGCGGCGGCCGGAAAGAAAAATATTTTCGGGCAGCAGGTGACGCTTATTGAGATGCAGTCGGAGGCTGGAGCCTCCGCCGCCATCCACGGCGCGCTTGAAACCGGCGCGCTTGGCGCGTCGTTCACCTCGTCCCAGGGGCTGATGCTGATGATCCCCGTGCTGCACAGGCTCTCCGGCCAGCGCCACCCGGGAGTGCTCCACGTAGCTTCGCGCACGGTGGGCACTCACGCCTTCTCCATCTTCGGCGACCACTCCGACGTAATGAACTGCCGCCAGTGCGGGCTTGCCATGCTTTCGACGGCGGGCGTGCAGGATATAATGGACCTTGCGGGCGTGGCGCACCTTGCCGCGATAAAGGGCCGCGTGCCCTTCATGCACTTCTTCGACGGCTTCCGCACCTCGCACGAGATAAACAAGGTGGAGGAGATCTCCTACGAGACGCTTGCCTCTCTGCTCGACCGAGAGGCGCTTGCAAAATTCCGCGCCGAAGCGCTGAACCCGGAGCGCCCGATGATGCGCAGCACGGTGCAGAACCCGGACATCTATTTCCAGATACGCGAGGCGAACAACGGCGCCTACGACGAGCTTCCCGCAATAGTCGAGGATTACATGGGCAAAATAAGCGCCATAACCGGGCGCGAGTATCACCTCTTCAACTACTACGGCGCGCCTGACGCGGAGGAGGTCATCGTTGCGATGGGCTCCGTCTCCGGCGCGGCGCGCGAGGCCGTCGACCACATGAACGCGCAGGGGCGCAAAACTGGCTTCGTGCAGGTGCACCTCTTCCGTCCGTTCTCCGTGAAGCACCTGATGGCGGCCATTCCCGCCACGGTCAAAAAAATAGCGGCACTGGACCGCTGCAAGGAGATGGGCTCAAACGGCGAGCCGCTCTATCAGGACCTCTGCACCGCCTTCGCAGGCTCAGGGCGCGGAGTTGCGATAGTCGGCGGGCGCTACGGACTTTCGTCGAAGGACACCGACCCGGCGCAGATAGCGGCCGTCTTTGACAACTTGGCGCAGCCGCACCCTAAAAACAATTTCACGATAGGCATCACCGACGACGTGACGAACCTCTCTCTGCCCGTGGGCGAGCCGCTTTCGGCCGCGGCCAAGGGCGATATGGCCTTCAAATTCTGGGGGCTGGGCGGCGACGGCACGGTCGGTGCTAACAAGAACACCGTTGAGATAATAAACAGCAGCACTGAAAAATACGGACAGGCCTATTTTGAATACGATGCAAAAAAATCCTTCGGCGTCACCATCTCGCATCTGCGCTTTTCCGACAGCCCAATCGGCTCGTCGTACCTCGTAAAGCGCGCCGACTTCATCGCGGCGCACAACCCGACCTACATCCAAAATTACGACATCGTAAGCGAGCTGAAGGAGGGCGGCACGCTGCTGCTCAACTGCCCGTGGGAGCCGGAGGAGCTTGAGGCCAACATCCCAGCCGACATCCGCCGCAAACTGGCCCGCAAGCACGCCCGCTTCTACATAATAAACGCGACGAAGATATCCGAAAAACACGGCCTCGGCAGCCACGTCAACATCCCGCTCCAGTCGGCCTTCTTCCACCTCGTAGACCTCATACCGATAGACGAGGCGAAAAAATATATGGCCGAAGCTGTGCGCAAGACCTTCTTCGCAAAGGGAGACGAGGTGGTGGCAAGAAACATAGCGGCCATCGACGACGGCGGCGCTATGCTGGTGCGCGTGGAGATTCCCGAGTCTTGGAGCGAGGCGCAGGAGGCGGCAAAGCCGCGTCCCAAAGGAGAGCCCGCCATCATCGAAAAACTGCTTGAACCGATAAACCGCCAGCAGGGAGACAGCCTGCCCGTCAGCGCCTTCAAGGGCTACGAGGACGGCACGGTGGAGCTTGGCCTCACCGCCTACGAAAAACGCGCCATCGCGACGCAGGTTCCCGAATGGGACCCGACGCGCTGCATACAGTGCAACCGCTGCGCCTGCGTCTGCCCGCACGCCGTCATCCGCCCCTATCTGCTCACGGAAGACGAAAAGGCTGCCTCCCCGGAGGGCTTCCTCACAATGCCCGCGACGGGCGCAAAGGGACTCTACTTCACGATGCAGATAAGCCGCGACGACTGCACAGGCTGCGGAAGCTGCGTCGCCGCCTGCCCCGCAAAGGAGACGGCGCTTGCGTTGGTTCCCATAGAAAAATCAAAATCGCTGCCCGACGAGTGGGCCTACGGACTTTCTCTCTCCGACAAAGAGGGCTCCTTCGACCCGTGGACGATAAAAGGAAGCCAGTTCCGCCAGCCGCTGCTTGAATTTTCCGCGGCCTGCGCCGGATGCGGCGAGACGCCCTACGCGAAGCTTATGACGCAGCTCTTTGGAGACCGCGTCTACTGGGCGAACGCTACCGGCTGCTCGCAGGCATGGGGCGCGGCGATGCCCGGCATCCCCTACACAAAAAACAAGGCGGGCAAAGGCCCTGCGTGGTCAAACTCGCTCTTTGAAAACAACGCTGAGTTCAGCCTGGGCATGTTCCTCTCCGTTCAGCAGCAGCGCAGCGCGCAGAGGCTGCGCGCTGAGGCTCTGCTTGAAGCGGGCGCGCCTGAGGCTGCCGCCGACGCGGTGCGTGCGTGGCTTGCCGCCTACGACGACTTCGCGGCCTCCGCAAAGACGGGCGACGCGCTTGTAGCCGCGCTTGAATCGGCGACACTTGCAGGGGCGGCCGCCGAAAAAGCGGCGGAGCTTTTGGCCAACAAAGAACATTTATCAAAAAAGACCTTCTGGATGTACGGCGGCGACGGCTGGGCCTACGACATAGGCTTCGGCGGCTTGGACCACGTGCTGGCTATGGGCGAGAACGTAAACGTCCTCATCGTAGACACAGAGGTCTACTCAAACACGGGCGGCCAGTCCTCAAAGTCCACGCCTAAAGGCGCTGTGGCGCAGTTCTGCATCAGCGGCAAAAAGGTCGGCAAAAAAGACCTGGGCGCGATGCTTATGACCTACGGGAATATCTACGTGGCGCAGGTGGCGATGGGCGCCGATCAAAACCAGCTCATCAAGGCGATGCGCGAGGCCGAGGAGTTCGACGGCCCCTCCGTCATCATAGCCTACGCGCCCTGCATGGCGCACGGCATCCGCGGCGGCATGGGGCGCACGCAGGACGAAATGAAGCGCGCGGTCGCCTCCGGCTACTGGAACCTCTACCGCTTTGACCCGAGAAAAGAAAAGCCGCTCTCGCTCGACTCAAAGGCGCCCACTATGCCCTACGGCGACTTCCTTGAAGGCGAAGTGCGCTACTCCGCGCTGAAACGCACCTTCCCCGACAACGCAGAAAAATTCTTCAAAGAGGCGGCCGAAGAGGCCGCGGCGCGCTACGAAAAATACAGGCGCATGGAAGAAAACCAGTAA
- a CDS encoding AMP-binding protein: MKFSFSTFGWSGYSWQDLCAAAKDGGFAGIEVHSINEPAFSEKSGIFDPAMANAAHREMTEQGLCIPCIDTSCNIGDASLLDLCCAEIGDYIKKAKNLRIPYVRLGARGAAAAEAQFSAAREVIARMIPAARENNVTLLVETIGLFSDTDRLCGLLDAFACDSLAALWDMEHTVREGCESPEKTVKNLGSYIKHVHLKDSEVVDGRTEYRLVCEGTLPIDAMMRSLYSLNYDGFISMEWDPAWMPEINCFELISLHFVNTMSRFDNPARQLRGKRLYDNKRHTGLYPWQKDRLIEKTFPQVLDRIVEEFPDQYAFKYTTLDYTRTYSQFRDDVDEFARALVSLGVRAGSHVAIWATNLPQWYVTFWAATKIGAVLVTVNTAYKIHEAEYLLRQSDTHTLVMIKGYRDSHYDNIMRELCPELAESAPGKPLACRRLPFLRNIITVDFKMKGCLSWEEALLRAQMTPHDEVRRMAAAVDVHDVCNMQYTSGTTGFPKGVMLTHYNVVNNGKCIGDRMDLSTADRMMVHVPMFHCFGMVLAMTASMTHGATLCPMPYFSTKASLACINQERITCFHGVPTMFIAMMEHEDFEKTDFSYMRTGIMAGSPCPISKMQDVVEKMNMKEIVITYGQTEASPGCTMSGTDDSLEARVATVGKALPEIECRIIDPETGLELPDETTGEFVARGYNIMKGYYKMPEATALAIDKDGWLHSGDLACRTPEGYYRITGRLKDMIIRGGENIYPKELEEFLYTHPKVKDVQVIGVPDEALGEEIMACIVLKEGESVTEREIKEFFLAQMARHKCPKYIDFVRDFPMNAAGKILKYKMRDDAVAKLGLQKAASVKTA; the protein is encoded by the coding sequence ATGAAGTTCTCATTTTCGACATTCGGATGGAGCGGCTACTCATGGCAGGATCTCTGCGCGGCGGCGAAGGACGGAGGTTTCGCGGGCATAGAGGTACACAGCATAAATGAACCGGCCTTTTCGGAGAAAAGCGGCATCTTCGACCCGGCGATGGCAAACGCGGCGCACCGCGAGATGACGGAGCAGGGGCTTTGCATCCCCTGTATCGACACCTCCTGCAACATAGGCGACGCCTCACTGCTCGACCTTTGCTGCGCCGAGATAGGCGACTATATAAAGAAGGCAAAGAACCTCCGCATCCCCTACGTTCGCCTTGGCGCGCGAGGCGCGGCTGCGGCGGAGGCACAGTTTTCCGCGGCGCGCGAGGTGATTGCGCGCATGATACCGGCGGCGCGCGAAAACAACGTGACGCTGCTGGTTGAGACTATCGGCCTTTTTTCCGACACGGACAGGCTCTGCGGACTGCTGGACGCCTTCGCCTGCGACAGTTTGGCCGCGCTCTGGGACATGGAGCACACGGTGCGCGAAGGCTGCGAAAGCCCCGAAAAGACTGTGAAGAACCTGGGCTCCTATATAAAGCACGTACACTTGAAAGATTCCGAGGTGGTGGACGGGCGCACTGAGTACCGCCTCGTCTGCGAGGGGACGCTGCCCATCGACGCCATGATGCGCTCGCTCTATTCGCTGAACTACGACGGCTTTATATCGATGGAATGGGACCCTGCGTGGATGCCGGAGATAAACTGCTTTGAGCTTATTTCGCTGCATTTCGTAAACACAATGAGCCGTTTTGACAACCCGGCGCGCCAGCTTCGCGGCAAGCGCCTCTACGACAACAAGCGCCACACGGGGCTTTATCCGTGGCAAAAGGACAGGCTCATCGAAAAGACCTTCCCGCAGGTGCTGGACCGTATCGTCGAGGAGTTCCCCGACCAGTACGCCTTTAAATACACGACGCTGGACTACACGCGCACCTATTCGCAGTTCAGGGACGACGTTGACGAGTTCGCGCGCGCTCTGGTCTCGCTGGGCGTCCGGGCAGGCAGCCACGTTGCCATTTGGGCTACGAACCTGCCTCAGTGGTACGTAACCTTCTGGGCCGCGACGAAGATAGGCGCGGTGCTCGTCACAGTGAACACCGCCTATAAGATACACGAGGCTGAATATCTGCTGCGCCAGTCGGATACGCACACGCTCGTTATGATAAAGGGCTACCGAGATTCGCATTACGACAATATTATGCGCGAACTTTGCCCCGAACTTGCCGAGTCCGCGCCGGGCAAACCGCTCGCCTGCCGCCGTCTGCCATTCTTGCGCAACATCATCACAGTCGATTTTAAGATGAAGGGCTGCCTCTCGTGGGAGGAGGCGCTGCTTCGCGCTCAAATGACGCCCCACGACGAGGTGCGCCGGATGGCCGCTGCGGTCGACGTCCACGACGTCTGCAACATGCAGTACACAAGCGGCACGACGGGATTTCCAAAGGGCGTCATGCTTACGCATTACAACGTAGTGAACAACGGCAAGTGCATCGGCGACAGGATGGACCTTTCGACCGCCGACCGCATGATGGTCCACGTCCCGATGTTCCACTGCTTCGGCATGGTGCTTGCTATGACCGCCTCGATGACGCACGGAGCGACGCTCTGCCCGATGCCCTATTTTTCCACGAAGGCCTCTCTTGCCTGCATAAATCAGGAGCGCATCACCTGCTTCCACGGGGTGCCCACGATGTTCATCGCGATGATGGAGCACGAGGACTTTGAAAAAACTGATTTCTCTTACATGCGCACCGGCATCATGGCGGGAAGCCCCTGCCCCATCTCAAAGATGCAGGACGTCGTAGAAAAGATGAACATGAAGGAGATAGTCATAACCTACGGCCAGACGGAGGCCTCGCCCGGCTGCACGATGAGCGGGACGGACGACAGCCTTGAGGCGCGCGTGGCCACGGTGGGCAAGGCGCTGCCAGAGATAGAATGCCGCATCATCGACCCGGAGACGGGCCTTGAGCTGCCGGACGAAACGACCGGAGAGTTCGTGGCGCGAGGCTACAATATAATGAAGGGATATTACAAGATGCCCGAAGCTACGGCATTGGCCATCGACAAAGATGGCTGGCTGCACAGCGGAGACCTCGCCTGCCGCACGCCCGAGGGCTATTACAGGATAACGGGACGTCTGAAGGACATGATAATCCGCGGCGGCGAAAACATCTACCCGAAGGAGCTGGAGGAGTTCCTCTATACACACCCGAAGGTGAAGGACGTGCAGGTGATAGGAGTGCCGGATGAGGCTCTGGGCGAGGAGATAATGGCCTGCATCGTATTGAAGGAAGGCGAAAGCGTAACGGAGCGCGAGATAAAGGAATTTTTCTTAGCGCAGATGGCGCGCCACAAATGCCCGAAGTATATAGATTTCGTGCGCGACTTCCCGATGAACGCGGCGGGAAAGATATTGAAATACAAGATGCGCGACGACGCCGTGGCGAAGCTCGGCCTGCAAAAGGCGGCCTCGGTAAAGACTGCGTAG